A window from Drosophila nasuta strain 15112-1781.00 chromosome 3, ASM2355853v1, whole genome shotgun sequence encodes these proteins:
- the LOC132792215 gene encoding radial spoke head protein 6 homolog A: MDSDNQSCRHFSLDSTSSTQSDRPQTTNKKKAKKTPGKPESEVQISPPCSDIITSSTSSSSTTISMRALDSDNRMPKPTTVEAPNIGYELNIAKSVLQQYSTLSGDNLFDHLSDIVKRVIDERPPNVIDFFEEFSRNVREQKFHVPERFPPNGVFADSRMFRPAKRILGAIKLPTNVEHDFGADEDLGEEAVIYADTELQIDLDDSLRMFVTFNERVEQLQFYWNQAGFSISRNDIFQLASSINRLQTHPSIMQCRFWGCIYGLKSSYYIVEASLTRDEMLSRLNMMEDEMREKQLPFKMRKNQEYKPKPAHIGPELTPGIYGWENIDPDDLAKMTPKAEPVPLAEEIEFYDIPPEFIGRGCNRFSYFVVNSLYDDWIELPIVTPRQIIVSRHIKKFFTGDLEADVVSYPCFPGKEKHYLRAMIARISAGTHIAPQGYYRRMTKKEKDLYDGINMDEMEEEGEEEENYNEGEEDQLPDNDVMLMKNERFEIEPLSTLATPIAWVHCRPNILNQGRIVWFDEEKASKERERALALYLKMRLMEEMEEEAEEEEAEAEEEGDEEEMLTGFIHAEIGPDILSSCGNDMNTECPSPWLVRFTSKYTNLKERLLIIQSNLWPGAFTFLFENTCESIYLGWGHKFCRRNIPFNHLPKVQEEFPHGSEDFIESTDPSVEDELAYNEWLLNKQKRPTELGEDGNEYDMEEDDDQYGDDDD; the protein is encoded by the exons ATGGATAGTGATAATCAATCGTGTCGCCATTTTTCTCTTGACTCAACGTCATCAACTCAATCGGATCGTCCGCAGaccacaaataaaaagaaggcAAAGAAGACTCCAGGGAAGCCAGAATCAGAGGTGCAGATATCGCCACCATGCTCCGATATCATAACATCATCGACATCATCCTCATCGACCACAATATCGATGCGTGCTCTGGACTCTGATAATCGCATGCCAAAGCCAACGACTGTCGAAGCTCCAAATATCGGTTATGAGTTGAACATAGCCAAATCTGTGCTGCAACAATATAGTACTCTAAGTGGGGATAACCT ATTTGATCACCTCAGTGATATTGTGAAACGCGTTATAGACGAGCGACCGCCAAACGTAATTGATTTCTTCGAAGAGTTTAGTCGAAATGTGCGTGAGCAAAAGTTCCATGTGCCGGAGCGATTTCCGCCAAACGGCGTGTTTGCTGACAGTCGCATGTTTCGCCCGGCCAAAAGAATTTTGGGTGCTATAAAA CTTCCTACCAATGTAGAACATGATTTTGGAGCTGATGAGGATCTTGGGGAAGAAGCAGTCATCTATGCAGATACAGAGCTGCAAATAGATCTTGATGATTCTCTTCGCATGTTTGTTACATTCAATGAGCGTGTTGAGCAATTGCAATTCTATTGGAATCAAGCCGGCTTCAGCATTAGCAGGAATGATATTTTTCAATTGGCAAGTTCCATTAATCGTTTGCAAACTCATCCATCGATAATGCAATGTCGCTTCTGGGGTTGTATTTATGGTTTGAAGAGTTCCTATTACATCGTCGAGGCTTCGCTGACACGTGACGAAATGTTATCACGTTTGAATATGATGGAGGATGAGATGCGCGAAAAGCAGCTGCCGTTTAAGATGCGAAAGAATCAAGAGTATAAGCCCAAGCCAGCGCATATTGGACCCGAGCTAACTCCAGGAATCTATGGTTGGGAGAATATTGATCCTGACGATTTGGCGAAAATGACACCAAAAGCTGAGCCGGTGCCCTTAGCGGAAGAGATCGAATTCTATGACATTCCACCCGAGTTTATCGGTCGCGGCTGCAATCGCTTTTCATACTTTGTGGTCAATAGTCTCTATGATGATTGGATTGAATTGCCAATTGTGACGCCTCGCCAAATTATTGTCTCGCGCCACATCAAAAAGTTCTTCACTGGTGACTTGGAGGCAGATGTCGTCTCGTATCCCTGTTTTCCCGGCAAAGAGAAGCATTACTTGCGTGCAATGATTGCTCGCATCTCCGCGGGAACTCACATAGCCCCGCAGGGATATTACAGACGCATGacgaaaaaggaaaaggatCTATACGATGGGATCAATATGGATGAGATGGAAGAAGAGGGGGAGGAGGAAGAAAACTACAACGAGGGCGAAGAAGATCAACTGCCAG ATAACGATGTCATGCTTATGAAGAATGAACGTTTTGAGATTGAGCCATTGAGCACTTTGGCAACTCCCATTGCTTGGGTGCATTGCCGACCAAACATATTAAACCAGGGACGGATTGTTTGGTTCGATGAGGAAAAGGCAAGTAAAGAGCGGGAAAGAGCATTGGCTTTATACTTAAAGATGCGACTGATGGAAGAGATGGAAGAGGAGGCAGAAGAGGAggaggctgaagctgaagaaGAGGGCGATGAAGAAGAAATGCTTACAGGTTTTATTCACGCAGAAATAGGACCAGACATCCTGTCATCCTGTGGAAACGATATGAATACAGAGTGCCCATCTCCTTGGCTCGTACGCTTTACCAGCAAGTATACTAATCTGAAGGAACGATTGTTGATCATACAATCGAATCTGTGGCCTGGAGCATTTACATTCCTATTTGAAAACACTTGTGAATCTATTTATTTGGGATGGGGACACAAATTCTGTAGACGAAATATACCGTTTAATCATTTACCAAAAGTACAAGAGGAGTTTCCTCATGGAAGCGAAGACTTCATTGAATCAACCGATCCATCCGTCGAAGACGAGTTGGCCTACAATGAGTGGCTGCTCAACAAACAGAAACGGCCCACTGAACTCGGCGAAGATGGCAACGAATACGACATGGAAGAGGATGATGATCAGTatggcgatgacgacgatTAG
- the LOC132789006 gene encoding ejaculatory bulb-specific protein 3: MCLIKRTNQRDILVLLFCLILLIFNMSKVDADEKNINKLLNNQAVVSRQIMCILEKSPCDQLGRQLKAALPEVITRKCRNCSPQQAQSAQKLTAFLQARYPDVWAMLLRKYSTA; the protein is encoded by the exons ATGTGTTTGATAAAGAGAACCAATCAAAGagatattttagttttattgttttgtttgatattattaatatttaatatgtccAAAGTCGATGCCGATGAGAAGAATATTAATAAGTTATTGAACAATCAGGCCGTTGTTAGTCGTCAAATAATGTGCATTCTAGAGAAAAGTCCTTGCGACCAACTAGGACGACAATTAAAAG ctGCTCTTCCAGAAGTCATAACCAGAAAGTGCCGCAATTGTTCTCCGCAGCAAGCGCAAAGTGCTCAGAAGCTCACAGCATTTTTACAGGCTCGCTATCCAGATGTTTGGGCTATGCTCTTGCGGAAATATTCGACTGCTTAG